Part of the Archangium lipolyticum genome, GGACGCCCTCCGCTACATGCTCGAAGGTCGCGCTCCCTGCTCGGGTGCGGCATGGCGCCTGGGCCGATCTCCAGCCGCGTCACTCCCAGCAGCAACCCAGGAACAGCACTGGCACCGGCAACACCACAGGTAGACAGGAACGTGCGGCAGAGTGCTTGCCTTGAGCACTGTGCGTGGCTTCGGTAGCATCGACACTCGCCCAGGAGAGGTCCATGTCAGAAAACAATCAGCACGGATTTCTTTCGCGGAATGGACGAGGACAGAGTTACCGCGTTTGCGCGGATGACACCCTGGAGACGATTGCCGACAAACACGGTGTCACGGTGGCGGCGCTGAAGGAACTCAACGGCGTTCAGAATTCAACGCGGGTCTGGGTTGGACAGGTGCTCCATCTTCCGCTCGGCGCTGACGAATCCTCATCGCCACAAGCCAGATCCACCGTCGGCAAACGACAGGCGGGCCAGACCCAGCGAACCTGGATTGGCAAGATCCTGCCCTGGAGCGTGGCGCTGCGCCGCGAACCCCGCCGGAATTCCCGGGCACCCTATCAAGGCATCCTGGCCGACCTTCCCCGAGACACCCGGGTGACGGTCGTCGGCCATCAAGGAGGATGGCTGCGCGTCGAGACGCTGTTCCGCGGGAGGAAATTCGCGGGCTACGTGTCACAGGAGTTGGTCGAATACGTCTCGGAGAGCGCTCCCCAGCACCTGAAAGCTCCGCCGGCCAACCTGACTCCGCCCGCCGACGTTCCACCGGCCATCTGGCACATCCGCACGAGCAGCGACTTCGTCCACTTCGTCGAGGAGGTCGAGCGCGAGTATCCCAAAGCCCTTCCGCCGGAGATCGCGACGGAAATCCGCCAGCTGTGGTTTTCCGACCAGAACTGGGAACTGCTGGTGGCGGGCAGGGGGGTATATGACGCAGCGGGCAAGGCGGTGGACATCGAGACCAGGCCCAACCCGATCGCGCAGAAGTTCGACATGAAGGACCTGGCGCCGCGTGCTGGCGGAAAGCAGATCAGCACCAGTATGGGTCAGGTAGACATCGGCCACGTCATGGCCGGCATCGATGGACGGTTGAATGGCTTTCCGCCCGCCTACCCCTTGGCTTTCCTCAGGGAGAAGGGGCACGACGGTGTCCAGGCCCATCGCAAGTACGAGACGCTCAAGGCCGCGAGTGGAGGGGACGCTCGCGATTTCACCACCTGGGCCGGAGACCTGGGGCAGGCTTATGCCGAATACCTGCTGAGCAGGTACGTCCAGGGACATTCGACCGCAACCTTGCCTGCGGCCTTGGCGGCCAAGGCCGCCGACGCGCAACTCCTCGGTGACATCCACGGCTATATCGCCGTCGAGGTTCACAACAGCGTACCGGCGGCGCGAAGGCCGTCGGGCGGTGACAAGGTGTCGAACATCCTCCGGAGCATGTACCTCGTGGACGAATCCGTGAGGGGCAAGACGTTCCAGGATTATGTGGAGCAGGTCTCCGGCAAGCGGGGAAACGCCGCCCTGCGCAGCTTCATCCGGGAGCGTACCCTCGCCTTCGCTCAGCCGTGGTTCGCCAAACAGGCCTACGCGCACCGGGGCTATTGGTCGAGCAGCGGATGGTTCCCCGATGGCATCTGGAAAAATCTCACGGATGAGTTCGACACGCTTCACAAAAAGAATGAGTCGTCGGCGGCTCCAACGGACAAGCTCGACAGCCTCGTAGACAAATTCATGCTCATGCTCTCAGGGCAACTGAAGTGAGCCCCCCTCCCAAGTACGTCACGGTGGGGATTGTGGCGGTGCTGCTCCTGGCCGGTGGGGTGCTCCTCATCGCGGGCTGGACCGCGCGTGCCAGCCTGAACCCGGACACCGTGGCGCTGTCGGGGGTCACCTTTCAGGTACTGCGGCGCGTCGAGCCAGAGTCTGTCGTGTTCGACCTGACTCGCCCAGATGGTGGTGTGGCCGTCTCGATCAGCGGTAGCACGGACACTCTTTGCGACCCGCCCTACTTGATGGCCATTGATGTGGATCAAAATGGCTCTGGCGATGTGTATTACCGGCACTGCCGTGGTCATGGATACGTGACGTACCAGAATGGCGCTCCGGTAGATGTAGACCTGGGACAGTACGAGGTGGATGACGCCCCCGCCGCCGCTTCCTTCTGGGCGAATGAGATCCAGGCCGGAGGTCTGCGCCTTCTCACATCTGGCACTGTCGTCACGCTCGTAGCGCTCGCCATGCTGGCGGTCTGGCTTTCATCCGCCTGTCGCGTTCGCCACATGCGATAAGAGGGTATTGCCAGCCCCCGGGTGCTGGCGCAGCAGCCCGGCCCAGGAAAGTCGCCCCTGCTAAAGGCGTCAGGTTCGCCTCTGGTGGCTTCGGCTCTGCCCCCACTTGGGGGAACTCAGCCCTGCAACTCCCGCAGCGTCACCGAGGGGGGCGCGTCCAGCACTCGCCGGGTGGCGAACATCCCCGCGCTCACCGCCGCCAGCACGCCCAGCCCGCCACCCACCACCACCAGCCGCCAGTCCGCCTGCCACGGCAGGTTGAACACCTGCGTGGCGATGACCCCGGCCAGGACCGAGGCCGCGCACGCCGCGGTGAGGCCCGACAGCAGGCCAATGGCCGCGAACTCCGAGGCCTGGGCCAGCCGCAGCTGCCGGCGGCTGCCGCCCAGCACCCGCATCACTCCTCCCTCCAGCAGCCGCTCGTCCTGGCTGGCGCTGACCGCGGCCATCAACACCAGCAAGCCCGCCAGCAGCGAGAAGTAGAACACCACCTCCACCACGGTGGAGACCTGGTCCGCGGTGTCGCGCACCTGCTTCAGCAGCGCGTCGATATCCACCACCGAGAGGTTGGGATGGCGCGCCACCAGCTCCGCGGTGAAGCGCGTGCGCTCGGCGGGCACATGCACCGCGGTGATGTAGCTGGCCGCATAGCCCGCGAGTGCGCCCGGCGACACCAGCACGATGAAGTTCGGCCGGAAGCTCTCCCACTCCACCTCGCGCAGGCTGGTGACGGTGGCCTCGAGCCGCTGGCCCGCGATGTCGAAGGCCACCCGGTCTCCGAGCTTCCAGCCCATCGATTGGGCGAAGCCCTCCTCCACCGAGAGCTCCGGCTTCTCCGGGCGCTCAGGGCCCCAGAACGTGCCGGCGGTGATGCGGTTGTCCTCGCGAAGCGTGTCGGCGGTGGAGAGGTTGTACTCGCGATCCGTGCGCCGCTGCCTGCGACGCTCCTCCTCGGAGCCGGCGTCACCCGTGTCGGGCGGCGCCGCCTTCACCGGCTCGCCGTTGTGCGCCACCAGGCGGCCGCGCACCATGGGGAAGAGGTCTGGCGCGGACAACCCCTGCTCGGCCATGAAGGCACGCACCGGCTCCATCTGGTCCTCCTGCACGTTGAGGATGAAGCGGTTGGGCGCCTCCTGGGCCAGTGCCACCTGCCAGCGGTCGAGCAGGTCGGTGCGCACGAAGGTGAGCAGCAGCAGCGCCATCAGCCCCAGGCCGAGCGCCGTCACCTGGGCGACGCTGGTGGCCGCCCGCCGGCTCACGTTGGCCAGTCCGTAACGCAGGCTCCCGCGCAGCCGCGAGCGCAGCCGCCGCACGACGGCGATGAGCCCCCACGCCAGTGCGGCCAGCACTCCCAGCGTGGCGATGATGCCGAGGAGCATCGCGGACGCCAGCCCCGCCGAGCCGGCCTTCCACCACAGCAGCGCCGCCAGCCCCAGCACGCCCAAGAACCCCACCAGCCAGGAGCTCGGCTCGGTACGGTCGAGGTCCCTGCGCAACACGCGCAGCGCGGGCACCCGGCGCAGCGCGAGGATGGGAGGTGCTCCGAAGGTCAGCAGCACCACCAGGCCCACCCCATACCCCTGCACCGCGGGCACCCAGCCCGCCGCCGGGATGGACAGCTTCAGCGCCGCGGAGAGCCAGTTGCCCACCTGCCACTGGATGACGAAGGCGAGCAGGACGCCGAGGGTGCTCGCGATGAGCCCGACGAGGAGCAGCTCGCCACCGTGGGTGCCCACCAGCGTGCGCTGGCTCGCGCCCAGACACCGCATCACCGCGGTGCTCGACAGGTGCCGCTCGCTGTGCCGGCGCGCGGCCATGGCCACGGCCACCGCCGCCAGCACCACCGACACCAGCGACGCCAGGCTCAGGAAGCGGTCGGCCCGGTCGAGCGCGGAGCGCATCTCCGGACGCGCGTCCTGCACCGTCTCCAGGCGCTGGCCGCGCGCGAGCCCCTGGCGCGCGGTGCGCACGAAGCGCTCCACCGCCCCCGGCTCTCCGGCGACCACCAGGCGGTAGCGCAGCCGGCTCCCCTCCTGCACCAGCCCCGTCGCGGGCAGGTCCGCGAGGTTGAGGAACACCCGGGGCGCGATGTTGAAGTAGTCGAGCGCCGCGTCCGGCTCCTGCACCACCAGCGCGGTGAGCCGCAGCCGCGACTCGCCAATGCCAATCATGTCCCCCAGCCGGGCGTCCAGCGCGTCCGCGCCCGCGCGGCTCATCCACACGCTGCCCCGCTCGGGGACGCCGTCGGCGTCATGCTCCGGGCCGTCCACCGTCTCCACGATGCGGAAGCGGCCCCGCAGGGGAAAGCCCTCGCCGAGCGCGCGGACATCTCCGAACTTGAGCCGCTCATCGTCCGCGTCGCCGACCCGGACCATGCTGGACAGCTCCTGCGTCTCGGTGCTTCGCAGCCCGGGGGCCCCCGCCGCCTCGCGCACCACCCCGTCCAGTGGGGTGTCGCCGATCACCACCGCATCACCCCCGAGCAGCCGGTTGGCCTCCAGGGCGAGCGCGCGCTCGGCCCGGTCGGTCACGAAGCCAATGGCCGTCACCGCCAACACCGCGAGCACCAGCGCGGAGAAGAGGATGCGCAGGTCGCCGGAGGCGAAGTCACGGCGCAGCTGGCGCCACGCCATCTTGAGCAGCCTCATGATTGCCTCTCCTCGGCCACCTGGCGGCCGCCGTCGAGCCGCAGCCGCCGCCCGCAGCGCGCCGCGAGCCGCTCGTCATGGGTGACGAGCACCAGGGTGGTCCCCGCCTCCGCGTTGAGTGAGAACAGCAGCTCGACGATGGCCTGGCCGGTGTTCGTGTCGAGGTTGCCGGTGGGCTCGTCGGCGAAGAGCACCGCCGGCCGGGTGACGAAGGCGCGCGCCAGGGCCACGCGCTGCTGCTCTCCCCCCGACAGCTGGCGCGGGTAGTGGCCGAGCCGCTCCCCCAGCCCCACCTTGCCGAGGATGGCCCGGGCGGGAGTCTCCACGTCCGCGTCTCCGCGCAGCTCGAGCGGCAGCATCACGTTCTCCAGGGCCGTCAGCGAGGGGAGCAGCTGGAAGCTCTGGAAGACGAAGCCCACCTTCTCGCCGCGCACGCGCGCACGTCCGTCCTCGTCCAGGGCGGACAGCGGCTCGC contains:
- a CDS encoding LysM peptidoglycan-binding domain-containing protein; translation: MSENNQHGFLSRNGRGQSYRVCADDTLETIADKHGVTVAALKELNGVQNSTRVWVGQVLHLPLGADESSSPQARSTVGKRQAGQTQRTWIGKILPWSVALRREPRRNSRAPYQGILADLPRDTRVTVVGHQGGWLRVETLFRGRKFAGYVSQELVEYVSESAPQHLKAPPANLTPPADVPPAIWHIRTSSDFVHFVEEVEREYPKALPPEIATEIRQLWFSDQNWELLVAGRGVYDAAGKAVDIETRPNPIAQKFDMKDLAPRAGGKQISTSMGQVDIGHVMAGIDGRLNGFPPAYPLAFLREKGHDGVQAHRKYETLKAASGGDARDFTTWAGDLGQAYAEYLLSRYVQGHSTATLPAALAAKAADAQLLGDIHGYIAVEVHNSVPAARRPSGGDKVSNILRSMYLVDESVRGKTFQDYVEQVSGKRGNAALRSFIRERTLAFAQPWFAKQAYAHRGYWSSSGWFPDGIWKNLTDEFDTLHKKNESSAAPTDKLDSLVDKFMLMLSGQLK
- a CDS encoding ABC transporter ATP-binding protein; the encoded protein is MHTQVQPDPKRLALQVSELGKRVPLPSGALTILEGVGFSISHGDTVAIVGASGSGKSTLLSLMAGLDTPTSGSVLLDGEPLSALDEDGRARVRGEKVGFVFQSFQLLPSLTALENVMLPLELRGDADVETPARAILGKVGLGERLGHYPRQLSGGEQQRVALARAFVTRPAVLFADEPTGNLDTNTGQAIVELLFSLNAEAGTTLVLVTHDERLAARCGRRLRLDGGRQVAEERQS
- a CDS encoding ABC transporter permease; the protein is MRLLKMAWRQLRRDFASGDLRILFSALVLAVLAVTAIGFVTDRAERALALEANRLLGGDAVVIGDTPLDGVVREAAGAPGLRSTETQELSSMVRVGDADDERLKFGDVRALGEGFPLRGRFRIVETVDGPEHDADGVPERGSVWMSRAGADALDARLGDMIGIGESRLRLTALVVQEPDAALDYFNIAPRVFLNLADLPATGLVQEGSRLRYRLVVAGEPGAVERFVRTARQGLARGQRLETVQDARPEMRSALDRADRFLSLASLVSVVLAAVAVAMAARRHSERHLSSTAVMRCLGASQRTLVGTHGGELLLVGLIASTLGVLLAFVIQWQVGNWLSAALKLSIPAAGWVPAVQGYGVGLVVLLTFGAPPILALRRVPALRVLRRDLDRTEPSSWLVGFLGVLGLAALLWWKAGSAGLASAMLLGIIATLGVLAALAWGLIAVVRRLRSRLRGSLRYGLANVSRRAATSVAQVTALGLGLMALLLLTFVRTDLLDRWQVALAQEAPNRFILNVQEDQMEPVRAFMAEQGLSAPDLFPMVRGRLVAHNGEPVKAAPPDTGDAGSEEERRRQRRTDREYNLSTADTLREDNRITAGTFWGPERPEKPELSVEEGFAQSMGWKLGDRVAFDIAGQRLEATVTSLREVEWESFRPNFIVLVSPGALAGYAASYITAVHVPAERTRFTAELVARHPNLSVVDIDALLKQVRDTADQVSTVVEVVFYFSLLAGLLVLMAAVSASQDERLLEGGVMRVLGGSRRQLRLAQASEFAAIGLLSGLTAACAASVLAGVIATQVFNLPWQADWRLVVVGGGLGVLAAVSAGMFATRRVLDAPPSVTLRELQG